Proteins co-encoded in one Streptomyces sp. SLBN-31 genomic window:
- a CDS encoding DUF4032 domain-containing protein: MALQISATNPEHPALLLELPWHLPLEEWPERYLVPLPRGISRHVVRYAHAGDEVIAVKELAERPALREYELLRDLDRLGIPSVDPLAVVTGRTDAEGTALEPVLITRHLRGSQPYRSMFETTMRPATMHRLMDALAVLLVRLHLAGFAWGDCSLSNTLFRRDAGAYAAYLVDAETGDLHPQLSTGQREYDLDLARVNISGELLDLEASGALHPSVDPIEFGMEICARYRGLWEELTRTSVYPAGKYHYIERRIRRLNDLGFDVAEMQIEHSSNGDTVTFVPKVVDAGHHQRQLLRLTGLDAEENQARRLLNDLESWMATQDDYAPGDPLAARPEVLAHRWVRDVFRPTVRAVPLELRGSMDAAEIYHELLEHRWYLSERAQQDIGLDTAVEDYITNILPKARETLQPTTAE; the protein is encoded by the coding sequence ATGGCACTGCAGATCAGCGCGACGAACCCGGAGCACCCCGCGCTCCTGCTGGAACTGCCGTGGCACCTGCCGCTGGAGGAGTGGCCGGAGAGGTACCTGGTCCCGCTGCCGCGCGGCATCTCCCGGCACGTGGTGCGCTACGCCCATGCCGGGGACGAGGTGATCGCGGTCAAGGAACTCGCCGAGCGGCCCGCCCTGCGGGAGTACGAGCTGCTGCGCGACCTGGACCGGCTCGGCATCCCCTCGGTCGACCCGCTGGCCGTGGTCACCGGCCGCACCGACGCCGAAGGCACCGCGCTGGAGCCGGTGCTGATCACCCGTCACCTGCGCGGCTCGCAGCCGTACCGGTCGATGTTCGAGACGACCATGCGCCCGGCCACCATGCACCGCCTCATGGACGCCCTCGCCGTCCTGCTGGTCCGCCTGCACCTGGCGGGCTTCGCCTGGGGCGACTGCTCGCTGTCCAACACCCTCTTCAGGCGCGACGCGGGTGCCTACGCCGCCTACCTCGTCGACGCCGAGACCGGCGACCTGCACCCCCAGCTCAGCACCGGGCAGCGCGAGTACGACCTCGACCTCGCCCGCGTGAACATCAGCGGCGAGCTGCTGGACCTGGAGGCGTCCGGGGCGCTGCACCCCTCGGTGGATCCGATCGAGTTCGGCATGGAGATCTGCGCCCGCTACCGTGGCCTGTGGGAGGAGCTGACCCGCACCTCCGTGTACCCGGCGGGCAAGTACCACTACATCGAGCGCCGGATCCGCCGTCTGAACGACCTCGGCTTCGACGTGGCCGAGATGCAGATCGAGCACTCCTCGAACGGCGACACGGTCACGTTCGTGCCCAAGGTCGTCGACGCCGGCCACCACCAGCGCCAACTGCTGCGCCTGACCGGCCTGGACGCCGAGGAGAACCAGGCCCGGCGGCTGCTCAACGACCTGGAGAGCTGGATGGCCACCCAGGACGACTACGCCCCGGGCGACCCCCTCGCCGCCCGCCCCGAGGTGCTGGCCCACCGCTGGGTGCGGGACGTCTTCCGGCCCACCGTGCGCGCCGTGCCGCTGGAACTGCGCGGCTCCATGGACGCGGCGGAGATCTACCACGAGCTGCTGGAGCACCGCTGGTACCTGTCCGAGCGGGCGCAGCAGGACATCGGGCTGGACACGGCGGTCGAGGACTACATCACGAACATCCTGCCCAAGGCGCGGGAGACGCTGCAGCCCACGACCGCCGAGTGA